A single window of Tautonia marina DNA harbors:
- a CDS encoding SGNH/GDSL hydrolase family protein, giving the protein MSAPAALVGLLSLLAAFPLGSGLPELEGSSLIPADGNRVVVIGDSITQAGDYVVFLETFLLTRFPDRTITVINHGLSSETAAGTSEPDHPFPRPWIHDRFDRDVTAWNPDIVVACYGMNDGIYHPFAPERFEPYQRGILRLIDRSQTDATARIDLLTPPPYDPYQRQVSDPDAREFGYRFPVVNYDSVLAHYAAWLRSLAGDHLLVADVNTSLAKHVEKRRADRVSFTIMPDGVHPNPTGHWLIAQTLLKAWNVPSIVAEVQIDAKTLQTSSDQVAHLTRRDGGLSFTWRSPLPMPIDPRCDPESIRLEQVVDRLNRYRLTVTGLEEGHYRLLASESGSGKPQPMLVVSSSELAEGIDLTSIADFPTVVAAQGILQAVASHRSAQAQAWRESIKSGEPSSIPPPGEDDDMMRPIREQCQPRNLRLRIEPVANQTP; this is encoded by the coding sequence TCTGCTCAGCCTGCTGGCGGCCTTCCCCCTCGGTTCAGGTCTGCCCGAACTCGAAGGCTCGTCTCTCATCCCGGCCGATGGAAACCGCGTGGTGGTGATCGGCGACAGCATCACGCAAGCCGGAGATTATGTTGTTTTCCTCGAGACGTTCCTGCTCACGCGATTTCCCGATCGTACCATCACCGTGATCAACCACGGTCTGAGCAGCGAAACCGCGGCCGGAACCAGTGAACCGGATCACCCGTTTCCTCGCCCCTGGATTCACGATCGATTCGATCGCGACGTGACCGCCTGGAATCCCGACATCGTCGTCGCGTGTTACGGCATGAACGATGGGATTTATCACCCCTTCGCTCCCGAGCGATTCGAGCCGTATCAACGCGGCATCCTTCGACTGATCGATCGGTCTCAAACCGATGCAACAGCGCGAATTGACCTGCTCACCCCTCCACCCTACGACCCCTACCAGCGACAGGTCAGCGACCCGGATGCCAGGGAGTTCGGCTACCGCTTCCCTGTGGTCAATTACGATTCCGTCCTGGCCCATTATGCGGCCTGGCTGCGATCGTTGGCCGGTGATCACCTCCTCGTCGCCGACGTGAATACCTCGCTGGCCAAACATGTTGAGAAGCGGAGGGCCGATCGGGTCAGTTTCACGATCATGCCCGATGGCGTGCATCCCAACCCGACCGGACATTGGCTCATCGCCCAGACCTTACTCAAAGCCTGGAATGTCCCATCAATCGTCGCCGAGGTCCAGATCGACGCCAAGACGCTCCAAACCTCATCCGATCAGGTGGCACACCTCACGAGACGCGATGGAGGGCTCTCGTTCACCTGGCGATCCCCCTTGCCAATGCCCATCGACCCACGCTGCGACCCGGAATCGATCCGTCTCGAACAGGTCGTTGATCGGCTAAACCGTTACCGCCTCACCGTCACGGGGTTGGAGGAAGGCCACTACCGCCTGCTTGCCTCCGAGTCGGGATCGGGGAAGCCTCAACCGATGCTCGTCGTGAGCTCTTCAGAGCTTGCCGAAGGGATCGACCTGACGAGCATCGCGGACTTTCCAACCGTCGTTGCCGCTCAGGGGATTTTGCAAGCGGTCGCCTCCCATCGATCCGCTCAGGCCCAGGCCTGGAGAGAATCGATCAAGAGCGGGGAACCTTCGAGCATTCCTCCACCCGGTGAGGATGATGATA